Part of the Halopenitus persicus genome is shown below.
CGGTGTACGTCGTGATCGTCGTCCCCGCGCCACTCTGCTTCTCATCCACGTCGCCAGCCGCGCCACCGCTACGCGGGATGGGCTCGCCATCCTCGCCAGCGACGCGCTCAACGACGGCTCCATCGCTCCACGGCGCCGGCGTACCACCGATCTCGCCGGTGTGAACCTGCACGGTGATCTGCTCCGAGACAGCCGACTGCTCCGCGCCCTCAACGACTTGCACGTCGATCTCCTGCTGCGGCCCACTCACGACGCTACCCGCGTAGATGTCGATCTCCGACGGGATCTCGCCCCGGGCGAGCTGCACCGTCACGTCGATGCTGGAGCCCTCCGAGACCGTCTCAACCTCGGCGGCCTCGACACCGCTGGCGAGCGCGTACCGCGAGTTCGTACCGTCCACGATTCGGACGCTCGGCGGCGTCGTCTGCGCGTTCTCCTTCGCCTGCAGGGTCACGCTCTCGGCGAACGTCGTGCCGTCGCTGTTGGTGTACACGACGCGCACGTCGTGCTCGCCAGCCGCGCCGGGAGTGAACCGGACGGTCTGACCGTCCACGACGGTCGCGTTCACCTCACCATTCGGCCCGTACACGGTCGCACTCTGCACGCTACCGTACGCGATCTCGTCCTCCGCGTTGAGGGTCATCGTCACCGTCTCCCCAACCTGCGGGATGTTGGTGCCGACAGAGATGCTCTCCAGCGCGGGCACGTTGCCGCTGAACGCGGGGTTCGTGCTTCGCGTCGCATCCTGCACGATTTCCTCGCCGGCATCGGCGACGAGGCGGAACTTCACACCTGACTGGTCAGACGGAACCTCGTACCCCTCGACGCTCACGGTATCGCCAGAGGCGGACACCTTCTCGTCAGGGACGGGTTCCGTGCTTCCGTCGGGCGCGATGGCGAGGACGCTGTAGGAGTCGACACCTTCCAGCAGACCCGCGTCCGTCTCGAAGGTGTAGTCAACCGTACCGTCGTCGTTCCACGTCACGTCAGAGTTTCCACCAACAGTACTCTCCATCTCCGTCACGGCCTGCTGCATCGCGTCAAGTTGCGAGCGAAGCTCCTCAGTCGAAGCGTCCTCCGGCGGCTTCAGCTCGCCACCGTTGATCTCCTCGGCGCGCTCCTGCAGTGCCGGGTTCGACTCGATGACCGGTTTGAGATCGTTGTAGAACGACTCGAGGCGGTCGCGGCCAACCTCATCCATGCGCTCCTCGTAGAGATCGGCGAGCTTCGTGTCGCCGTACTCGCTGTCGAGGAACTCCTGCCAGCTGTCGAACTGGTTCATCACCTCGGTCATATTGGTGTTCGGCGCCGTGTCGAAGCCGACGACGCCGACCGTCACACCACTCGCGGGTGCCTCAACGCGCGTCGGCTCGCCGATGTACCACTTGCCCGTGTAATCGCTCGACTGCGCGAGACTACGGGCCTCGCTCAAGGAACGGTTGCTCGGATCCACGCCGTCAAGCACGCCACCAGCCGAGTAGGCCTGCACCTGCACGACTTGCACGCCCGACGGGACTTCCGCCGAGAACTGGCCGTTGGCGTCAGTCGTCACCGTCGTCCGGTACACGCGGTCGTTACTGATCGCGTCGCGCACCTGCTGCGCCCGGTCGGACAGCTGATCCTGCGTGTCCTCAAGGTCATCACGGACGAGGTTGATGATCTCCTCGCCCGTGCCGACTTGGATCAGGTAGCTGTGGTTCTGACCATCCTCGTTGATCGAGGTCACCTCGTAGTAGCCGGGCGAGAGGCTCACCTCCGCGTACTGGAGGCGAGTCGAGACGCCCCACGCGTCCGACGAGATGCGCTCGTCCGTCTCCACGGTCAACGTGTCCGTCGCGTCACCACCGGGGCCGACGCGCTCGATCTTCACCTTGCCAGACGAGGGCTCACCCTTCATCTGGCGCTCGTACGCGTCCGCCGTCCCGAGCAGACCGCTGTCCGCGCTCGGGTTCCACTTGACGACAGCGAACGGCTCGCCGGCGGGAACCTGCACGCGCGGCGTCTCCATCGACGGGCCATCCGAGTACGCGGTCGCGCCGATCTCCTCCGTCGAGTACACGAGCGGCACGTCACCGCTCACGTCACTGTTCTCAACGAGGTTCGAGCGGGCGTCGAAGTCCGCGTCGAAGCCCGGCGGCGTCGGATCAGCCAGACCATCCAGCGTGGCCTCCTGCTCCGAGATGCTGCCTACAGACGAATACGTGCCCCACACCTCAACGGTCGCGTTGCTGACCGGGGCGCCGCTCTGGTCTTCCACCGTGCCGTTCACCGGGTCGGACGTGCTGTAGCCGTAGTCGTATGCCCGAACGGTGTCGTCATACCCACCGGATACGATACGCCCATTCGACATCTCGCTCACATCTTTCACACCGTCACTGTGTATAGAATAGTCCCACTGGGCATCACCTGTGGATGGATCAAACGCCCGAACCGAATTATCAGCAACACCAGCAACGATGAGGTCACTCGACGTCTCAATCAGTGAATTCACGTTTCCACCAAGCGTCTTGCTCCACGCTTCCGATCCGGTACCCGGATCGTACGCAATCAGATCATAGCTCCCACTATCACCGGACACAATCAACCCACCGTCAGTCTCCGCCAACGACTTCACAGTACTTCCGTGGAGGGAGTGACTCCACGCTTGCGAGTCGGTATCCGGGTCATACGCCTGAACCGTGTTGTCGTTCCCACCCGAGACGATCAACCCGTCAGAGGTCTCCATCACGGTGTAGACGCTATAGCTGGAACCACCGTGGAGCGTGTGACTCCACACTTCCGAATCGGTGTCAGGGTCATACGCCCGCACCGCACCATCTCCACCAGCACTCACGATCAACCCGTCAGAAGTCTGTGTGATGTCCCACACACGGTCTCCGTGTGAGTAGTTCCACACTTCCTCTCCGGTGCCCGGATCGTAGGCTCGCACCATATTGTCGTCCCCGGCAGAGACGATCAACCCACCATCAGTCTCGATAACCGATGTCACGTAACTGCTGTGAAGCGAGTGATTCCAAGCCTCCTCGCCGGTGCCCGGATCGTACGCACGCACGTAGTTACCGTATCCCGCCGAGACAACTAGCCCGTCAGAGGTCTCTGTCACCGAATTGACGGTATTGCTACCGTGTAGAGAGTGATTCCAGACTTCTTTTCCATCCTCGGGGGCAGCAGCCTCCACACCTCCGACGCCGAACTGGACGATGCCTACAAACATCGACGAGACGACAAGGATGGAGAATGCCACCGAGCCAGCCTGCTGGAGGCGGTTGCGATCCACCCCTTCGCAGAGCCGGCGCAGAGCCGGTCGGGGGGTGGGTTTCCTGTAGGCGACGACGGCCCCCGTAACGGCCACCGCGACGACGAGGGGAGTCACCGGCGGCATCCCGTCGGGGAGGCCGGTCGTGGACAGTACGTAGAGGTTGTTCGCTGCGTCGGCCACGCTGAGGACGGCGCCGAGGACTGCACCCCCGTACGCGCCACGCGTGACCCACGCGTTGTCTGTGCTTGCCGCCTTCCGGACGAGGTGGAAGACGACAGCGACGCTGCCCAGCGACACCAGAGTCGTCGCGATGAACCCGGTCTCCTCGATGAGTAGACGGATCAGGCCGTTCTGCTCGACGGCGTACGCGCTGCCGAAGAGCATGACGGTCAGAATCGCGGCGACGACTCTGCTGGCGAGGGTAGCGCCTTCAGATGCGTCGATAAGTTTCTCGTTCGTCATGATGTGTCGAAGAACGCGCTCGGATGCCGGGGAGCGCAACCCGGTCACAGGCCTGTGAAGGCCAAAGGCCGCGTCGGGGAGTCGAACCCCGAGGACGCCCCTGCGAGGGTAGGCGTACAGCCACCACGAGAGAACAACCCAACAGAGAACAGGTGGGCGTCCCCAAGTCCGGGGCGCGGCACGTCAGGACAAGTCCACGTCAGCCGAATCCAACGCAGCCCTGAGACCCACGGCGAGATACACCGCATCCGGCGGCCACCGCCCCGCGTCCGGCGTCACCTCCGGGTCACACTTCGCGTCGAGCGCGGCGTCCAGTCCCGCGTCCCGGTCGGGCTCCACGTCCGCCAGCTCGGCGAGCCGGTCGAACAACCTCGACAGGCACGCTCGGAGCGACATCGCGTCGCCGCGTGCGGGGAGCGGGTCACGATCCCAGTGCTCGGAGACCGCGCCCGGCGTCCACGGCGGCGCGGTGCCGTCGCGAACACACCATTCCGTCCGCAACTCCGAGTTGGAGCCACCGCTCGTACGGTAGAAGTCCTGCTCAGTCGCTCCGCGGCGGTCGCGGAAGCAGTTACTGCACACACGAGGATGGTGCATCGCGTCGCTCAGAAGGCTCAGCCACGTCTCACTCACCACATCGGCTTCATCGTCGTCCTCGGGGGGTTGCTGTCGGCTGGAAGGCATCGTCGGGGACAGGGGTCTCAAGGAAGGCATCTGGCCGCGTCAACGGGTCACCTCGGCAGGCCAAACTGGACGGCTGACTCCGTGCAAGTCGAACTTGTCTCTGTACCTAGATGTACGTCTCCTACGGGTATAAACCTGAACGTAGGGTGACAAGTCGGTGCGGTCAGTCGTCGCGCGCCTCGTCGAGTGCGCCGATGGCGGCCTCCGTGATCTCGTACACGCCTCGGTAGTGACGGTGGACGAGGCCGCGGTCGTCGAGCGTGCGCATCCGGTCGCGGACGTACTGCGGGTGGTACTCGTCGAGTTCCTCGGCGATCATCTCCGGCTTCACGAGGCCCGCTTCCTCCATCTCGGCGAGGATGCGCTTGTCGCAGTCGGACAGGTCTTCCATCCATCCTCGAGTACGGTTCCTACTCTGATATGTCTTGTTTCGGACAATACCTATAAGCGAGGAGTGGCTACAACCAGTCAGAAGTCCGACACAAACGGACTTCAGGCGTACAGCCACGAACCATGAGCAAGACCCAATCGACGTTTGCCGACTTCGAAGCAGACGACGCCGCCGACGAGTCCGACTCGTCACACTCTGTCGACACCGACGCCGCCACGCCCACCAACCAGCCCGACGACACCGAGGACGACGAGGTAGAGATTCTACCCGAACTCCTTGCCGACGACTCCGGCACCCAGTGCAAGTCGTGCGGCCAGCCCGTATCCGACGAGTACGCCAGAGTCGCCGGCGACAACAGTGGAGAAGTCCACAGCTGTCCTCGGTGTAACACCGTCCACGAGAACCTCAAAGGAGCCACCGCCGGCGTCGAACGCGACGACGGCGAAACCCTCTTTGAAGCGATCTACCGCGACAACGCGGGTGATGCGCGATGAGCGTCGTCGTGATCGCCGAGGCCGTCGAGAAGGGCCTCTACAACGAAGGGATGCACCCGGTCGTCGAACTCCGCGAGAGCGAGATGAACGAGGTGAAGATCATCGCGCTCGGACGGAGCGACACCGGGTACAACAACCCCGACGAGGACGACTACAACACCGACTTCTCCAGCGCGGCGAACGCGAAGACCAGTCGAGAACAGCACGAGAAGGGCGCGTTCGGCGAAGCCGTCGTCGCCAAGCATCACTCCGACGACTACACCATCCACGGCCTCGACGACGAACTGACGCGCTCTGGCGACGGCGGTGTAGACCTCGAGATCGACGGCACGGCGGTCGACGTCAAGACCACCGACTACGGGTACGCGTGCGGTCGCACCCCCTTGCTCAAGGTCAAGCAGGACTGTCACCGGGAGAATATGGAGCGCATCCAGAACGGCGACGAGGACGTGGACGAGCTGATGTACTACTGCGTCGAGCGCATCAACGAGACCACCGGGCGCATCATCGGCTACATCACCGCCTCCGCGTTCGACGGCGTGGCCGAAGAAGTGAACGAGGGAGAGACCTACCGCGCTGGCGAGGACGGCTACAACTGGACAAGTCGCGCCGACAACCTCGTCGCCGAGCCCTCCGACTTGTGGCTCT
Proteins encoded:
- a CDS encoding DUF7563 family protein, with protein sequence MSKTQSTFADFEADDAADESDSSHSVDTDAATPTNQPDDTEDDEVEILPELLADDSGTQCKSCGQPVSDEYARVAGDNSGEVHSCPRCNTVHENLKGATAGVERDDGETLFEAIYRDNAGDAR
- a CDS encoding WD40 repeat domain-containing protein; translated protein: MTNEKLIDASEGATLASRVVAAILTVMLFGSAYAVEQNGLIRLLIEETGFIATTLVSLGSVAVVFHLVRKAASTDNAWVTRGAYGGAVLGAVLSVADAANNLYVLSTTGLPDGMPPVTPLVVAVAVTGAVVAYRKPTPRPALRRLCEGVDRNRLQQAGSVAFSILVVSSMFVGIVQFGVGGVEAAAPEDGKEVWNHSLHGSNTVNSVTETSDGLVVSAGYGNYVRAYDPGTGEEAWNHSLHSSYVTSVIETDGGLIVSAGDDNMVRAYDPGTGEEVWNYSHGDRVWDITQTSDGLIVSAGGDGAVRAYDPDTDSEVWSHTLHGGSSYSVYTVMETSDGLIVSGGNDNTVQAYDPDTDSQAWSHSLHGSTVKSLAETDGGLIVSGDSGSYDLIAYDPGTGSEAWSKTLGGNVNSLIETSSDLIVAGVADNSVRAFDPSTGDAQWDYSIHSDGVKDVSEMSNGRIVSGGYDDTVRAYDYGYSTSDPVNGTVEDQSGAPVSNATVEVWGTYSSVGSISEQEATLDGLADPTPPGFDADFDARSNLVENSDVSGDVPLVYSTEEIGATAYSDGPSMETPRVQVPAGEPFAVVKWNPSADSGLLGTADAYERQMKGEPSSGKVKIERVGPGGDATDTLTVETDERISSDAWGVSTRLQYAEVSLSPGYYEVTSINEDGQNHSYLIQVGTGEEIINLVRDDLEDTQDQLSDRAQQVRDAISNDRVYRTTVTTDANGQFSAEVPSGVQVVQVQAYSAGGVLDGVDPSNRSLSEARSLAQSSDYTGKWYIGEPTRVEAPASGVTVGVVGFDTAPNTNMTEVMNQFDSWQEFLDSEYGDTKLADLYEERMDEVGRDRLESFYNDLKPVIESNPALQERAEEINGGELKPPEDASTEELRSQLDAMQQAVTEMESTVGGNSDVTWNDDGTVDYTFETDAGLLEGVDSYSVLAIAPDGSTEPVPDEKVSASGDTVSVEGYEVPSDQSGVKFRLVADAGEEIVQDATRSTNPAFSGNVPALESISVGTNIPQVGETVTMTLNAEDEIAYGSVQSATVYGPNGEVNATVVDGQTVRFTPGAAGEHDVRVVYTNSDGTTFAESVTLQAKENAQTTPPSVRIVDGTNSRYALASGVEAAEVETVSEGSSIDVTVQLARGEIPSEIDIYAGSVVSGPQQEIDVQVVEGAEQSAVSEQITVQVHTGEIGGTPAPWSDGAVVERVAGEDGEPIPRSGGAAGDVDEKQSGAGTTITTYTDETGGVTVSVDNDPGIVERATYWASQQLPDLPSLPFGAVSVNGDGLGGVAIGGIGLAGLFARRRAA
- a CDS encoding winged-helix domain-containing protein, with product MEDLSDCDKRILAEMEEAGLVKPEMIAEELDEYHPQYVRDRMRTLDDRGLVHRHYRGVYEITEAAIGALDEARDD